In one Curtobacterium citreum genomic region, the following are encoded:
- a CDS encoding GNAT family N-acetyltransferase has product MAASGRDLGDGYRLTLRDLTTVDAVHELVQANLDRLRTAEPWAWAPTSRDDMLRYTEQLLGQYAMDRAVPCVVRSAERVVGVASLAVDPYLGQASLGYWIDADFEGRGIVRRAASVLVGVARERRAARVEIRTGVDNVRSRALAERLGFVHEGTLRSALPLGPRRIDVAVYGLVF; this is encoded by the coding sequence GTGGCGGCATCCGGACGGGACCTCGGGGACGGGTACAGGCTCACGCTCCGCGACCTGACCACGGTCGACGCCGTGCACGAGCTGGTACAGGCGAACCTCGACCGGCTCCGGACCGCCGAGCCGTGGGCGTGGGCGCCGACGAGCCGCGACGACATGCTGCGGTACACCGAGCAGCTGCTCGGGCAGTACGCCATGGACCGGGCGGTGCCGTGCGTCGTCCGGTCGGCGGAGCGCGTCGTCGGGGTGGCGTCCCTGGCGGTCGACCCGTACCTCGGGCAGGCGTCGCTCGGCTACTGGATCGATGCCGACTTCGAGGGCCGGGGGATCGTGCGGCGTGCTGCGTCCGTGCTCGTGGGGGTCGCCCGCGAACGCCGGGCGGCGCGGGTGGAGATCCGGACCGGCGTCGACAACGTCCGGAGCCGAGCGCTCGCGGAACGCCTCGGCTTCGTGCACGAGGGGACCCTGCGGAGTGCGTTGCCGCTCGGTCCTCGGCGGATCGACGTCGCGGTGTACGGCCTGGTGTTCTGA
- a CDS encoding TetR/AcrR family transcriptional regulator — protein sequence MSDTAPVPTMGLRDRKRLETRRRIAGAARSLALEHDLDRTTIEQIAARADVSPRTFFNYFESKEDAVLGHTELDLSPETLDAHLQAVAGRPVVEAVVDLAFLVFGDSFGDESERVDRKEVVVRFPQLMRRQVARMTLVAEAMTGAVRTILARDPAWGPDAATPEAAEMLLGMCMTGLRSAAKGDGSDPADVRARLVATIRDTATRLA from the coding sequence ATGTCCGACACCGCGCCCGTGCCCACGATGGGCCTGCGCGACCGCAAGCGCCTCGAGACCCGCCGCCGCATCGCCGGGGCGGCCCGGTCCCTCGCCCTCGAGCACGACCTCGACCGCACCACGATCGAGCAGATCGCCGCGCGCGCGGACGTCTCGCCGCGCACCTTCTTCAACTACTTCGAGAGCAAGGAGGACGCGGTCCTCGGGCACACCGAGCTCGACCTGTCCCCGGAGACCCTCGACGCGCACCTGCAGGCCGTGGCCGGGCGTCCGGTGGTCGAGGCGGTCGTGGACCTGGCGTTCCTGGTGTTCGGCGACTCGTTCGGCGACGAGTCCGAGCGCGTCGACCGCAAGGAGGTCGTCGTCCGCTTCCCCCAGCTCATGCGCCGGCAGGTCGCCCGGATGACGCTGGTGGCCGAGGCGATGACCGGGGCCGTCCGCACGATCCTCGCGCGGGACCCGGCCTGGGGTCCGGACGCGGCGACGCCCGAGGCCGCCGAGATGCTCCTCGGCATGTGCATGACCGGGCTCCGCAGTGCCGCGAAGGGCGACGGGTCCGACCCCGCCGACGTGCGCGCTCGCCTGGTGGCGACCATCCGCGACACCGCGACCCGCCTGGCCTGA
- a CDS encoding glycine betaine ABC transporter substrate-binding protein: protein MTPDSPTHGPTGADAAGAPRASRPSVRRRVLTAAAVAGASALALTGCGLQPAASFVPGAAPGSIQRIDDLPDDAHLTVTSKNFTEQLVLGKIAVLAAKAAGFDVTDETNVPGSVAVRELMTSHGADFTYEYTGTAWLTFMGHEQGIPDKTEQWQAVKQEDAGNGLTWLEPAPMNNTYAFAVRDEAVSELGDVQTLSDITKLPLDQRTFCVESEFNSRADGFKPMLEKYGLELGGSGENGVPTSNVSILDTGTVYTATDRGKCNFGEVFTTDGRIKSLGLTVLEDDRGFFPAYNVAPVIDSATLREYPQLRDVYDQISPKLTDAVLQELNRQVDVEGREPADVAFDWMVREGFITKP from the coding sequence ATGACCCCCGACAGCCCGACCCACGGCCCGACCGGAGCCGACGCTGCGGGCGCACCCCGTGCCTCCCGTCCGTCGGTCCGTCGCCGCGTCCTGACCGCCGCCGCCGTGGCGGGGGCGAGCGCCCTCGCCCTGACCGGCTGCGGCCTGCAGCCCGCCGCGTCCTTCGTCCCCGGAGCGGCACCCGGCTCGATCCAGCGGATCGACGACCTGCCCGACGACGCACACCTGACGGTGACGTCGAAGAACTTCACCGAGCAGCTCGTGCTCGGCAAGATCGCGGTGCTCGCCGCGAAGGCCGCCGGGTTCGACGTCACGGACGAGACGAACGTGCCGGGATCGGTCGCGGTGCGCGAGCTGATGACCTCGCACGGTGCGGACTTCACGTACGAGTACACGGGCACCGCCTGGCTGACCTTCATGGGCCACGAGCAGGGGATCCCGGACAAGACCGAGCAGTGGCAGGCGGTGAAGCAGGAGGACGCCGGCAACGGGCTGACCTGGCTCGAGCCGGCGCCGATGAACAACACGTACGCGTTCGCGGTCCGGGACGAGGCCGTGTCCGAGCTCGGCGACGTGCAGACCCTGTCGGACATCACGAAGCTGCCGCTCGACCAGCGCACGTTCTGCGTGGAGTCGGAGTTCAACTCGCGTGCGGACGGCTTCAAGCCGATGCTCGAGAAGTACGGGCTCGAACTCGGCGGCTCGGGGGAGAACGGCGTGCCGACCTCGAACGTCAGCATCCTCGACACCGGGACCGTCTACACGGCGACCGACCGGGGCAAGTGCAACTTCGGCGAGGTGTTCACGACGGACGGGCGCATCAAGTCGCTCGGGCTGACGGTGCTCGAGGACGACCGCGGGTTCTTCCCGGCGTACAACGTGGCCCCGGTGATCGACTCGGCGACGCTGCGCGAGTACCCGCAGCTCCGCGACGTGTACGACCAGATCTCGCCGAAGCTGACGGACGCCGTGCTGCAGGAGCTGAACCGGCAGGTCGACGTCGAGGGGCGGGAGCCCGCGGACGTTGCGTTCGACTGGATGGTGCGGGAGGGCTTCATCACGAAGCCGTAG
- a CDS encoding ABC transporter permease has protein sequence MTAVAAGPTAGAGTAERTPWKGLLVQPIAILVVLAGFVVWLATADLTATERSTLNPSGILDLTGQHLVLTLQATVLVLVIGIPLGVLLTRGPFRRASTAVIAVANFGQAAPAVGLIVLLAAWLGLNSWSAVVALVLYAILPVLRNTMLGVQSVDERLVEAGRGMGMSAFAVLLKVELPLAVPVMLSGIRTALVLLVGTASLATFVGAGGLGLLITTGVNLFLPKVLVSGALLVALLALTIDWIGRVVETVARPKGLR, from the coding sequence GTGACCGCGGTCGCCGCCGGCCCGACCGCCGGAGCCGGCACCGCCGAGCGCACCCCGTGGAAGGGCCTGCTCGTCCAGCCGATCGCGATCCTGGTCGTCCTCGCCGGGTTCGTCGTCTGGCTCGCCACGGCGGACCTGACGGCGACCGAGCGTTCGACGCTCAACCCGAGCGGCATCCTCGACCTGACCGGGCAGCACCTGGTGCTGACCCTGCAGGCGACGGTGCTCGTGCTCGTGATCGGCATCCCGCTCGGCGTGCTGCTCACCCGCGGGCCGTTCCGCCGGGCGAGCACGGCCGTGATCGCCGTCGCGAACTTCGGCCAGGCGGCCCCCGCGGTCGGGCTCATCGTGCTGCTCGCGGCGTGGCTGGGACTGAACAGCTGGTCCGCGGTCGTCGCCCTCGTGCTCTACGCGATCCTGCCGGTGCTCAGGAACACGATGCTCGGCGTGCAGAGCGTCGACGAGCGGCTCGTCGAGGCCGGGCGGGGCATGGGCATGAGCGCCTTCGCCGTCCTGCTCAAGGTCGAGCTGCCGCTGGCCGTACCGGTGATGCTCTCCGGCATCCGCACGGCGCTCGTGCTGCTCGTCGGCACCGCGAGCCTGGCGACCTTCGTCGGCGCCGGTGGTCTCGGCCTCCTCATCACGACGGGCGTGAACCTGTTCCTGCCGAAGGTGCTCGTCTCCGGGGCGCTCCTCGTGGCGCTCCTCGCCCTCACCATCGACTGGATCGGCCGTGTCGTCGAGACGGTCGCGCGACCGAAGGGACTCCGATGA
- a CDS encoding ABC transporter ATP-binding protein, giving the protein MSSTDHATTDHASGTAPEGDVTGRSILLDEVTKRYPGQQKPAVDGITLEIPAGKVVMLVGPSGCGKTTTLKMINRLIEPTEGRIVVGDEDVTSIDGDELRRRMGYVIQAGGLFPHMTVAANIAIVPKMLGWSKEKIAARVDELLDLVSLDPDTYRDRFPRELSGGQQQRVGVARALAADPPVLLMDEPFGAVDPITRQRLQDELLRIQEELHKTIVIVTHDFDEAVKLGDWIVIFTEGAHIVQYDTPERILAEPANEFVENFIGSGAGLKQLTLNRVRDVELAPAVTCSAGEETKAVLQRMDEAGGHQHAVVVDRRQRPVGWPTRRQLERLTRVPEGIEPDLPVVGEAATLNDALDTMLVSSAGAALVTGRGESFRGVITVETVMDAITRSRAAAASDQAYAPVGTNTNPIETLPSSPAAPTIAASGEEL; this is encoded by the coding sequence GTGTCCAGCACTGACCACGCCACCACCGACCACGCATCCGGCACCGCGCCCGAGGGGGACGTGACCGGCCGGAGCATCCTGCTCGACGAGGTCACCAAGCGCTACCCGGGCCAGCAGAAGCCCGCCGTCGACGGCATCACGCTCGAGATCCCGGCCGGCAAGGTCGTCATGCTCGTCGGCCCGTCCGGCTGCGGCAAGACCACGACCCTCAAGATGATCAACCGGCTCATCGAGCCGACCGAGGGCCGCATCGTCGTCGGCGACGAGGACGTCACGAGCATCGACGGCGACGAGCTCCGCCGCCGCATGGGCTACGTCATCCAGGCCGGGGGACTCTTCCCGCACATGACGGTCGCCGCGAACATCGCGATCGTGCCGAAGATGCTCGGCTGGTCGAAGGAGAAGATCGCGGCGCGCGTCGACGAGCTGCTCGACCTCGTCTCGCTCGACCCGGACACCTACCGCGACCGCTTCCCCCGCGAGCTCTCCGGCGGGCAGCAGCAGCGCGTGGGCGTCGCCCGAGCGCTCGCCGCGGACCCGCCCGTCCTGCTCATGGACGAGCCCTTCGGTGCCGTCGACCCGATCACCCGGCAGCGCCTGCAGGATGAGCTCCTGCGCATCCAGGAGGAGCTGCACAAGACGATCGTCATCGTCACGCACGACTTCGACGAGGCCGTGAAGCTCGGTGACTGGATCGTGATCTTCACCGAGGGCGCGCACATCGTGCAGTACGACACCCCGGAGCGGATCCTCGCGGAACCGGCCAACGAGTTCGTCGAGAACTTCATCGGCTCGGGCGCCGGGCTCAAGCAGCTGACGCTGAACCGCGTCCGCGACGTCGAGCTCGCCCCCGCGGTGACCTGCTCGGCCGGCGAGGAGACGAAGGCCGTGCTGCAGCGGATGGACGAGGCCGGCGGGCACCAGCACGCCGTCGTCGTCGACCGGCGCCAGCGTCCGGTGGGGTGGCCGACCCGCCGTCAGCTCGAGCGCCTGACCCGGGTGCCCGAGGGGATCGAGCCCGACCTGCCCGTCGTGGGCGAGGCCGCGACGCTCAACGACGCACTCGACACCATGCTCGTGTCGAGTGCCGGTGCGGCGCTCGTCACCGGTCGCGGCGAGTCCTTCCGCGGCGTCATCACCGTCGAGACCGTGATGGACGCCATCACCCGGTCCCGTGCGGCCGCCGCGTCCGACCAGGCGTACGCCCCGGTCGGCACGAACACGAACCCGATCGAGACCCTGCCGTCCTCGCCGGCAGCGCCGACGATCGCCGCCTCCGGGGAGGAGCTGTGA
- a CDS encoding ABC transporter permease, with translation MFQYVSERWDQIWFSSWQHFSLVVQCTVLATLIAVVLATLVYRSPRLSSAANAISAIGLTLPSFAVIGLLIVPLGFGVVPSVVTVVFFATLPILRNAVVGLAEIPPTVVESARGIGMSRIRTLVQVELPMAWPIILSGVRVSAQMVMGIAAIAAYALGPGLGGFIFSGLSRLGGANALNSVVVGVIGVVLLALVLDLLLIGLGRLTTSRGIRVQH, from the coding sequence GTGTTCCAGTACGTCTCGGAGCGATGGGACCAGATCTGGTTCTCGTCGTGGCAGCACTTCTCGCTGGTGGTCCAGTGCACGGTGCTCGCGACGCTCATCGCCGTGGTGCTCGCCACGCTCGTGTACCGCAGTCCACGGCTCAGCTCGGCCGCCAACGCGATCTCGGCGATCGGCCTCACGCTGCCGTCCTTCGCCGTCATCGGCCTGCTCATCGTGCCGCTCGGGTTCGGCGTCGTGCCCTCCGTCGTCACGGTCGTCTTCTTCGCCACGCTGCCGATCCTGCGGAACGCCGTCGTCGGGCTCGCCGAGATCCCGCCGACCGTGGTGGAGTCCGCCCGCGGCATCGGGATGAGCCGGATCCGCACGCTCGTGCAGGTCGAGCTCCCGATGGCGTGGCCGATCATCCTCAGCGGCGTGCGGGTCTCCGCGCAGATGGTGATGGGCATCGCCGCGATCGCCGCCTACGCACTCGGCCCCGGACTCGGCGGCTTCATCTTCTCGGGCCTCTCCCGCCTCGGCGGGGCGAACGCCCTGAACTCGGTCGTCGTCGGGGTCATCGGGGTCGTCCTGCTCGCCCTCGTCCTCGACCTGCTCCTCATCGGCCTCGGCCGCCTGACCACCTCGAGAGGTATCCGTGTCCAGCACTGA
- a CDS encoding DinB family protein, with product MTSADPVPEVTPAQPTASIAATGLSSLSAEGTTPTTDAAMVKETLHRYLQKHRAALLAKLDGLAERQARWPLTPTGTNVLGLVKHVAGVQAGYLGLVFDRPLPDAPAWLDSWDGADMYASLDESMADVVAFHHRSAAHADATIAALDLDARGVVPWWPEDRREVTLHRILVHMAYETARHAGHADIVREMLDGLAGDGDGNLAAKTPDEWATWRAHLVDIAQRSGLPRSDR from the coding sequence ATGACGAGTGCCGATCCGGTCCCCGAGGTCACCCCCGCCCAGCCGACGGCGTCGATCGCCGCGACCGGCCTGTCGTCGCTGTCCGCCGAGGGCACCACGCCCACGACGGACGCGGCGATGGTCAAGGAGACGCTGCACCGGTACCTGCAGAAGCACCGCGCCGCGCTGCTCGCGAAGCTCGACGGGCTCGCCGAGCGGCAGGCCCGGTGGCCGCTGACCCCGACCGGGACGAACGTGCTCGGCCTGGTCAAGCACGTCGCGGGCGTGCAGGCCGGGTACCTCGGGCTCGTGTTCGACCGGCCGCTGCCGGACGCCCCGGCCTGGCTCGACTCGTGGGACGGCGCCGACATGTACGCGTCGCTCGACGAGTCGATGGCCGACGTCGTCGCGTTCCACCACCGGAGCGCCGCGCACGCCGACGCGACGATCGCGGCGCTCGACCTCGACGCCCGCGGGGTCGTCCCGTGGTGGCCGGAGGACCGCCGCGAGGTCACGCTCCACCGGATCCTCGTGCACATGGCGTACGAGACCGCCCGGCACGCGGGGCACGCCGACATCGTCCGCGAGATGCTCGACGGTCTTGCAGGCGACGGGGACGGCAACCTCGCCGCGAAGACGCCCGACGAGTGGGCGACGTGGCGGGCGCACCTGGTCGACATCGCCCAGCGGTCCGGGTTGCCGCGGTCCGACCGATAG